The genomic interval CGGCCACGGCCGCGGCCGTCAGGGCGGCGCCGTTCGGCGCCCGCAGGTTGCCGGAGACCGGGTAGGCCCGCTCGCCGAAGCGCCAGCCACTGGAATCCGACAGGGTATAGCCCAGGCAATTGTGGTTCTTCAGCTCCTCGGGCCGGCGCGGCGTGCCGTGCCGCTCGAAATAGGCGGGCGCGCCGCAGGCCACGAGGCGGCTGGATGTGAGGCGCCGGGCGATCAGCCCCGAATCGGCGAGGGTCCCGATCCGCACGGCGAGATCCCACCCCTCCTCGATCAGGTCGACCCGCCGGTCGTTGAGGCCGAGTTCGATCGTCAGTGCCGGGTGCGCGGCGGAGAACGCCGCGAGCGCCGGGGCGATCTCCCGCACGCCGAAGGAGAGCGGCACGTTGAGCCGCAGGGTGCCGTGGGCCTCGACCCCTTCGGCGCCGACCGCCGCCTCCGCTTCGTCGATCTCGGCGAGAATGCGCTCGCAGGCCTCAAGATAGGTCCGGCCGGTTTCGGTGAGCGTCAGGCGGCGGGTCGTCCGGTGCAGGAGCCGCGTGCCGAGCCGCGCCTCCAAGGCGGCGACGTGCTTGGTCACCCCGGTCTGCGAGAGGCTGAGCGCCCGCCCGGCGGCCGAGAAGCTGCCGAGTGCGGCGACGCGGCAGAAGACCTGCATTCCCGTCACGCGGTCGAGCACGACAAACCTCACTCTATTAGAGTGAGGTGAATGGCAGCGAACGCGGATTATCGCAAGCGTGCAGGAAAGGCATGGTCCGGCCACCGCGAAAGGCCGCGACTGCGGCGCACCTTCGAGACGTTCATGACCGACGCCCGCACTGCCCCCTACGCCGCCCTGCTGCTGCGACTCACCCTCGGCGGCCTGTTCCTGGCCCATGCCGGGCTGAAGCTGTTCGTGTTCACGCCCGCGGGCACCGCCGCCTTCTTCGGATCGCTCGGCCTGCCGCCCGCGTTCGGCTACGTGGTGATCGCCGCGGAAGCCGTCGGCGGCCTTGCCCTGATCCTCGGCCTCTACGCCCGCTTCGTCGCCCTGGCCCTGGTCCCGATCCTGATCGGCGCTATCGTCACCGTGCACGGGGCCAACGGCTTCTTCGCGCAGAATCCGGGCGGCGGCTGGGAATTCGCCGGCTTCTGGGCAGTGATGCTGCTGGTTCTGGCCGGGCTCGGCGACGGCGCCTACGCCCTGCGGCGGGCGTGAGACGGAGCGCATCAGGAGAGGGACCATGAGTGAACCGATCCATCCCGGCACCCGCATCGGCCACGTTCACCTCAAGGTGGCCGATCTCGATCGGGCCCTGGGCTTCTATTGCGGCGTGCTCGGCTTCGCTCTGATGCAGCGCTTCGGTGCCCAAGCCGCCTTCGTCTCGGCCGGCGGCTATCACCACCATATCGGCCTCAACACCTGGGAGAGCGCGGGCGGCCCTCCGCCACCGCCCGGCACGACCGGGCTCTACCACCTCGCGATCCTCTACCCGACCCGGGCGGCCCTGGCCGATGCCCTGCGCCGGGTCGAGGCGGCCGGCCTCCCCCTCGACGGGGCCAGCGACCACGGCGTGTCCGAGGCGCTCTACCTGCGCGATCCCGACGGGAACGGGGTCGAATTGTACCGCGACCGCCCGGAGGCCGAGTGGCCGCGGGACGGGAAGGGCGATCTCACCATGGTCACTCGCCGGCTCGACCTCGCGGGCCTGCGGGCGGAAGCCTGACGTTTCTCCGCTTGACGGCTCTACACCCGCGTGTACTTTGCATTGCAAAGCACGCTTCGACGCGGGAAGCTGACCCCCATGCGAGAGACCCACGGCGACCTTGACAGGGCCCTGGCCGACATCGTCGCGATCCGGATGCAGATCGCGCGGGACACGGCGTTCCGCGGCCTCGGCTCTGCCACGCTGGCGGCCACCGGCGCCCTGGCGCTCGTCGTCGCGGGGGCCCAGGCCCTGCTGCTCGACGACCCGACGGCGCGGCCGATCGTCTTTTTCGGCCTCTGGGTCGCCGCCGCCGTCACCGCCTGCCTCCTGATCGGGTTCGAGGCGGTGCGCCGCTCGCGCCGGGTCCATTCGGGGCTGGCCGACGCGATGGTGTTCAGCGCCATCGAAGGTTTTTTGCCCGCGGGCGGGGCGGGCCTCTGTCTGGGGCTCGTCTTCGCCCGCTTCGCGCCGGACCAGCTCTGGATGCTGCCGGGCCTGTGGCAGGTTCTGGTCGGGCTCGGCCTGTTCGCCTCCGCCCGCATCCTGCCCCGCACCGTGCCGCTGGCGGGCGCGTGGTACCTGCTCGCCGGGCTCACGGTGCTGGCGCTCGCCAGCGAGACGCGCCACCTCTCGCCCTGGCTGATGGGCGTGCCCTTCGCGGTGGGGCAGGGGCTCGTCGCCATCATCATCCACCGCCATTCGGGCCACGCTGACGAATCCGCCGACGGAGACGCCGATGCCGACCTCTGATCGCGCCGACGCCCGCTTCTCCTACGAGGGGCTCGACCGGATCATCCACGAGCGGGCGCGGCTCTCGGTGCTGACCTCCCTGGTCTCGCATCCCCGCGGCCTCGCCTTCCCCGACCTCAAGCGCCTGTGCGGGCTCACCGACGGCAATCTCAGCCGCCACCTCGCCGTGCTGCAGGAGGCCGACCTCGTCAGCCTGGAAAAGGGCTACGACCAGAACCGGCCGCAGACCCTCTGCCGCCTGACACCCTCCGGACGCACCCGTTTCCTCGACTATCTCGGGGTGCTGGAGCAGGTCGTGCGCGACGCCGCGCAAGCCGCCGGCAGGCCACAGAAAGCCGCCGACAGGCCACAGAATGCCGCCGGCAGGCCGCAAGCCTCCGCCGGCCGATCCCAGGCCGCCGACGACCGGCCCGCCGGCCACGATCGTTCCGGCCTCGCCGAGCCGGTCTGACGACCGCACTCCGACATCCCACCGAACGCCGCATCCCCCCCGCATGTCTCGCCCTTCGCCCGGAGACTTTACGATGCAAAGCCCTCTCGATCGTAGATCAGGCCTTCACGCGGCGATCATCATGGACGGCAACGGCCGCTGGGCGAGTGCGCGCGGCCTGCCCCGGGGCGCGGGCCACCGGGCGGGCGTCAAGACGATCCAGAGGGTGGCGGAGGCCGCCCCCGCCCTCGGCATCGGCACGCTGACGCTCTACGCCTTCTCCAGCGACAACTGGCGGCGCCCGGCCGAGGAGGTCGGCGGGCTGATGCGCCTGTTGCGGGCCTACCTGCGCGGCGAGACCGAGCGGCTCGCCCGCAGCGGCACCCGCCTCACGGTGATCGGCCGCCGCGACCGCCTGCCGCCCGGCATCCCGGAGGCGATCGAGCGGGCCGAGGCCGTGACCGCGTCGGGCGACCGGCTGCACCTGCGCATCGCCGTCGATTACTCCTCGCGCGACGCGATCCTCGCCGCCGCCGCCCGGCTCGGGCCGGAGGGTCTCAGCCGCGAGGGCCTGAGCGCGGCCCTGGGGGCGGACGGAGACGTCGATCTCCTGATCCGAACGGGGGGCGAGAAGCGGCTCTCCGACTTCCTCCTCTGGGAGGCGGCCTACGCCGAGCTGCACTTCACCGAGCGGATGTGGCCCGATTTCGGCGCCACCGACCTCGCCGTGGCGGTCGCCGATTTCACCGCCCGCGACCGGCGGTTCGGCGGGCTGAACCCGCCCGCGGTGCCGCAAGCCGCCTGACGCTTCGCGCGTGCCGCGCGCCGGCCCGTCCAACACCTAATCCAGAAATGAGTACGGAGAGCCTCGCCGTCCCGGCGGGCTGTCACGCGGAGGCGCCGTGCGCTTCCGCGAACCTTCCCCCTTGCCCGGAGCCCCCGATGAGTCTCGACCCGCCGATTCCAGCCTCTTCGCCCGACCGGGAGACCGCGTGGCCCTTCGCGTGGCGCCGGCTGCGGCGGATCGGCGGGCTGACCCTGGCGGCCGGAGCGGCCTGCCTCGGCATCCTCCTGCTCGTCGGTGAGCGCCAGGATCGGCAGCGGGAGGTCGAGGCCGAGATCGCGAGAGCCTGGGGACCGCCGCAGCGGGTTCAGGGACCCGTGATGGTCCTGCCCTTCACCGACGATTCCGGCCAGCCGCGCCATGTCCTCGCGGCGGCCCGGTCGGCGTCCTTCGACGTGACGCTCGACACCGCTGAGCGCCGCCGCGGCCCGTTCGCCGCCACCGTCTACGACGCGCGCGTCAAGCTCGCCGGCCGTTTCGAAGTGCCGGACGAGGGGCAACTGATCGACCTCCTCGGTGCGGCGGGCGCGCGGATCCACTGGGATCGGGCCCTGATCGGTCTCGCGGTGGGGCGCCTGGGTTCGGTCAATCCCGGCGACGGGATCACCATCGACGGGCGCAAGGAGGCCTGGGGTACCTGCTCCACCTTTGCGCTCCGTGGCGCTGCCTGCCCCGGTGAGCGCTGGGTCCTTGCACCGCTCAAGACCGCAGGCCGCCCCGAGGGGGCCATCGCCTATACGGGCGAGATCGGATTGCGCGGAACGGGGGAGATCGCCTTCGTGCCGAGCGCGCCGCAGGCCGAACTGACGCTCGCCTCCCCCTGGCCGAATCCGAGTTTCTTCGGGGACGTGCTGCCCGCGACCTATACGATCACGAAGGCGGGTTTCACGGCGAATTGGCGGATCGACGAAATCGGCGCGCCGCGGGTCGTGGCCGGCACGCTGCCTGGGATGATCCCGGAGGCCACGGCTCGGCTTGCGGGCTCCGGCAGCTTCGGCGTCACCCTGGTCGAGGGCATGCCCGTCTACCGGATGATCACCCGTGTCGCGAAGTACGGGCTCCTGCCGGTCGTGCTGGCCTTCGCGTTGCTTCTCGCCTTCGAGGCGACGACGCGGCTGCGCATCCACCTCTTGCAATACGCTCTCGTCGGGATCGCCATGACGCTGTTCCCGCTGATGCTGCTCTCGTTCAGCGAGTGGCTCGGCTACACCGCCGCCTTCGCCCTCAGCGCCGGGCTCGTCGTGGCCCAGACCAGTCTCTACACGGCCGCGGTCTCGCGCGAGGTCACCGTCACCGCCGTGTTCGCGGGCCTGATGTCGGCGCTATTCGCCTTCCTGTTCGTGCTGCTCGGGCTCGAGGTCTACGCGCTTCTGGTCGGCACGGTGGCGGTGTTCCTCGTCCTCAGTGTAGCCATGGTGATGTCGCTCCGGCTCGACCTCGCCGGCCCGCCTACCGCATCGGCCGAGGCCTGAACCCGCTGGCCGGGGCGTTCGGCGGCGCTACCTACCGGTGCCACGCGAGGCCGCCCCGGTGCGGCCTTCCTGCTCACAGAACCCGCGACGCGAAAACCATGTCCGCTGACCGCCCCGCCCTCGACGACGAGACCCTCGCCTTCGCGGCCCGTCTCTTTCAGTACGCCCGGATGGGCCATGCGGAGGAACTGGCCGAGCTGTTCGGCCAGGGCCTTCCGGCGAACCTGCGCAACGACAAGGGCGACAGCCTCCTGATGCTCGCCGCCTATAACGGTCAGGCGGCGACGGCCCGGGTCATCCTGGAGGCCGGGGGTGATCCCGAACTCGCCAACGACCGCGGCCAGACCCCGCTCGCGGGCGCCGCGTTCAAGGGCGATGCGGACATCGTCCGGCTGCTCCTCGAGCACGGCGCGCAGGTCGACGGGACCGGCGACGGCACCCGCACCGCGCTGATGGTGGCGGCGATGTTCGACCGCACCGAGATCGTCGAACTTCTGCTCGCCCAAGGCGCAGACCCGTCCCGGCGCGACGCTTCGGGGATGAGCGCCGCCGACATGGCCCGCCAGATGGGGGCGCAGAATACGCCGGCCCAGTTGGAACGCGCGCAAGGGGACCGACAAGCCGGTTGACCGGTTCCGGCGCGCCCGGCCTCGTGTAGGATCGGGCGCGAGCCGGGCGAAAAAACCCGGAGGCGAGACACGCCGGGAGGGACGCCATGCCGGATGCGGTCGGGGCGATCGATCAGGGCACCACGAGCACGCGCTTCATCGTGTTCGACCGCCGGGGCACGATCCTGGCGCAGGCCCAGCGCGAGCACGAGCAGATCTTCCCCCGTCCCGGCTGGGTCGAGCACGACCCGCGGGAGATCTGGCGCAACACCCATGCGGTGATGCGCGAGGGGCTGGCCCGCGCCGGGCTGGCGCCGGGGGATCTGGCCGCCATCGGCATCACCAACCAGCGCGAGACCGCCATGCTCTGGGACCGGCGGACCGGCGAGCCGCTGCACGATGCCATCGTCTGGCAGGACACCCGCACCGACCGGTCCGTCGCCGCGCTCGCCCGCGACGGGGGGCGCGACCGCTTCCGCGCCGTCACCGGCCTGCCGCTCGCGAGCTACTTCTCCGCCTCCAAGCTCGCTTGGCTGCTCGACCACGTGGAGGGGGCGCGGGCGAAGGCCGAGGACGGCACCGCCCTGTTCGGCACGATCGATTCCTGGCTCGTCTGGAATCTCACCGGCGGCCCGCAGGGCGGGCTCCACGTCACCGACGTGACCAATGCCAGCCGCACGCAACTGATGTCGCTCGCGACCCTCGACTGGGACGAGGCCATGCTCGGCGTGTTCCGCATCCCGCGGGCGGTGCTGCCGACCATCGTTTCTTCGAGCGCCGTGCTGGGCGAGGCCCGCGACCCGTTTCCCGGCGTGCCGCTCGGCGGCATCTTGGGCGACCAGCAGGCGGCCCTGTTCGGGCAGACCTGCTTTTCGGCGGGCGAGGCCAAGAACACCTACGGCACCGGCTGCTTCGCGCTGATGAACACCGGCCCCGCGCCCGTCGCGTCGAGCGCCGGGCTCGTCACCACCGTGGCCTACCGGCTCGATGGGCGCCCGCCGGCCTACGCGCTCGAAGGCTCCATCGCCATCACCGGCGCCCTGGTGCAATGGCTGCGCGACAATCTCGGGCTGATCGGCGCCTCGAGCGAGATCGAGGGGCTGGCCCGCAGCGTCGAGGACAATGGCGGCGTCTACGTGGTGCCGGCCTTCTCCGGCCTCTACGCCCCGCATTGGCGCGACGACGCCCGCGGCCTCATCATCGGGCTGACCCGCTACGCCAACAAGGGCCACATCGCCCGCGCCTGCCTGGAGGCCACGGCCTACCAGACCCGCGAGGTGCTGGAGGCGATGGAGCGCGATTCCGGTTGTCCGATCGCCGAACTGCGCTGCGACGGCGGCATGACCGTCAACGACCTGCTGATGCAGTTCCAGGCCGACATCCTCGACCGGCCGACCCTGCGCCCGAAGGTCTCGGAGACGACGGCCCTGGGTGCGGCCTATGCCGCCGGGCTCGCCACGGGGTTCTGGAAGACACTCGAAGATCTTCGCGACAACTGGGCCGTGGACAAGCGCTGGCATCCGCATATCCAGGCAGAAGAACGTCGGGCACTGTTCGCCGGTTGGGGCCGGGCCGTAGAACGCTCGTTCGGATGGGTCGAGGAGAACGCTTGATGGGTGCTCGGATACGCTCGCTTCGAACGGCTCTCCTGGTTTCGGCCTTGGCGCTGACCCCGCTCGCCGCCGGCCTCGCTCCGATCGCGGCCATCGCCGCGCCGGCCGCCGCCTATCCCGGCCAGCAGGAGGGCGACCACGTCGTCGAGAACTTCAAGTTCGCCAGCGGCGAGAGCCTGGATCGGGTCAAGCTGCACTACACCACCCTCGGCACGCCGCATCGCGGCGCGGACGGCGAGATCGACAACGCGGTGCTCGTCCTGCACGGCACCACCGGCACGGGCAAGAGCTTCCTGATCCCGACGCTCGGGCCGGAGCTGTTCGGCGAAGGCGCGCCGCTCGACGCGCGGCGCTGGTACGTGATCCTGCCCGACGGGCTCGGGCGCGGCGGCTCCTCGAAACCCTCCGACGGGCTCAAGGCGCATTTCCCCCGCTACGGCTATGGCGACGTCGTGGAGGGCCAGCACCGGGTCGTCACCGAGGCGCTCGGGGTCAAGCATCTGCGCCTCGTGCTCGGCACCTCCATGGGCGGGATGCAGGCCTGGATGTGGGGCGAGCGCTATGCCGGCGCGATGGACCTGCTGATGGCGGTGGCGAGCCAGCCGATCCCGGTGAGCGGGCGCAACGCCCTGTGGCGGCGCCTCCTGATCGAGGGGATCCGCACCGATCCCGACTGGAAGGGCGGCGAGTACACCGCGCAGCCGCGCAGCTTCGGCCGCATCCTGCCGATCTTCAACATCATGACCGAGAGCGTGCTCGGCCTTCAGAAGCAGGCCCCGACCCGCGCGGCGGCCGACACCGCCTACGACAAGATGATCGCCGGCTACGAGAACAAGGCCGATGCCAACGACTGGCTGTACTGGTTCGATTCCTCCTACGATTACGACCCCTCGCCGGACCTCGAAAAGATCACCGCCAAGGTGCTCGCGGTGAACTTCGCCGACGACGAGCTGAACCCGCCCCAGCTCGATGTGATGAACGGGGCCATGGCCCGGGTGAAGGATGGCCGCTTCGTTCTGGTTCCGACCTCGCCCGAGACGCACGGCCATCAATCCCTGCGCTTCGCCAGCCTGTGGAAGGGCTACCTCGCCGAATTCGTGAGACAGCCCGAGGCGACAACGGAGAAGAAGAGTTCGTCGGAGCGGCCGGAGGGCAGCCGGTAGAGGTGTCGGGCCGCCGGCCGAGCGGAGGCGGCACCGAAAGCCATCCGTCGGAGCCTGCCATACGCCGTCGTGATACGGCGGCCTGCCTATCCGAGCCCGTGGCGCAGGCCGCCGCATGCACTTTCCTGCAGAAATCGAGAGAGCCTTAAGTATTCCGTTGCAGGGTGGGGCATCTCAAGAGGCCAATCACACCCCCGGATTTATGATGCGCGTTTCCCTCAAGGCTGCCCTGGCGGGCTCGTTCAGCCTGCTGGCCGTGATTGCTGCGGCCCAAGGCGGGATGAGCGTCATCAAACTCTCGAACATCGATCGCGAAGTCCGCGACATCGCCGGCAATTGGCTTCCCTCGGTGGGATTGCTCGGCGACATCAGCACCGCGACGCGGGACGAGCGGGTGAAGACCTACCGCTACGTCGCCGCCTCGCCGACCGCCGCC from Methylobacterium sp. AMS5 carries:
- a CDS encoding LysR family transcriptional regulator; amino-acid sequence: MLDRVTGMQVFCRVAALGSFSAAGRALSLSQTGVTKHVAALEARLGTRLLHRTTRRLTLTETGRTYLEACERILAEIDEAEAAVGAEGVEAHGTLRLNVPLSFGVREIAPALAAFSAAHPALTIELGLNDRRVDLIEEGWDLAVRIGTLADSGLIARRLTSSRLVACGAPAYFERHGTPRRPEELKNHNCLGYTLSDSSGWRFGERAYPVSGNLRAPNGAALTAAAVAGLGLIYQPTFLLAQALRAGTLVLLDFGAPSPVLPIHALMPPGRRPAKTRAFVEFLAHRFAGEPAWERDLPEAMRR
- a CDS encoding DoxX family protein; the protein is MTDARTAPYAALLLRLTLGGLFLAHAGLKLFVFTPAGTAAFFGSLGLPPAFGYVVIAAEAVGGLALILGLYARFVALALVPILIGAIVTVHGANGFFAQNPGGGWEFAGFWAVMLLVLAGLGDGAYALRRA
- a CDS encoding VOC family protein; translation: MSEPIHPGTRIGHVHLKVADLDRALGFYCGVLGFALMQRFGAQAAFVSAGGYHHHIGLNTWESAGGPPPPPGTTGLYHLAILYPTRAALADALRRVEAAGLPLDGASDHGVSEALYLRDPDGNGVELYRDRPEAEWPRDGKGDLTMVTRRLDLAGLRAEA
- a CDS encoding transcriptional regulator — its product is MPTSDRADARFSYEGLDRIIHERARLSVLTSLVSHPRGLAFPDLKRLCGLTDGNLSRHLAVLQEADLVSLEKGYDQNRPQTLCRLTPSGRTRFLDYLGVLEQVVRDAAQAAGRPQKAADRPQNAAGRPQASAGRSQAADDRPAGHDRSGLAEPV
- a CDS encoding di-trans,poly-cis-decaprenylcistransferase; its protein translation is MQSPLDRRSGLHAAIIMDGNGRWASARGLPRGAGHRAGVKTIQRVAEAAPALGIGTLTLYAFSSDNWRRPAEEVGGLMRLLRAYLRGETERLARSGTRLTVIGRRDRLPPGIPEAIERAEAVTASGDRLHLRIAVDYSSRDAILAAAARLGPEGLSREGLSAALGADGDVDLLIRTGGEKRLSDFLLWEAAYAELHFTERMWPDFGATDLAVAVADFTARDRRFGGLNPPAVPQAA
- the creD gene encoding cell envelope integrity protein CreD, giving the protein MSLDPPIPASSPDRETAWPFAWRRLRRIGGLTLAAGAACLGILLLVGERQDRQREVEAEIARAWGPPQRVQGPVMVLPFTDDSGQPRHVLAAARSASFDVTLDTAERRRGPFAATVYDARVKLAGRFEVPDEGQLIDLLGAAGARIHWDRALIGLAVGRLGSVNPGDGITIDGRKEAWGTCSTFALRGAACPGERWVLAPLKTAGRPEGAIAYTGEIGLRGTGEIAFVPSAPQAELTLASPWPNPSFFGDVLPATYTITKAGFTANWRIDEIGAPRVVAGTLPGMIPEATARLAGSGSFGVTLVEGMPVYRMITRVAKYGLLPVVLAFALLLAFEATTRLRIHLLQYALVGIAMTLFPLMLLSFSEWLGYTAAFALSAGLVVAQTSLYTAAVSREVTVTAVFAGLMSALFAFLFVLLGLEVYALLVGTVAVFLVLSVAMVMSLRLDLAGPPTASAEA
- a CDS encoding ankyrin repeat domain-containing protein; amino-acid sequence: MSADRPALDDETLAFAARLFQYARMGHAEELAELFGQGLPANLRNDKGDSLLMLAAYNGQAATARVILEAGGDPELANDRGQTPLAGAAFKGDADIVRLLLEHGAQVDGTGDGTRTALMVAAMFDRTEIVELLLAQGADPSRRDASGMSAADMARQMGAQNTPAQLERAQGDRQAG
- the glpK gene encoding glycerol kinase GlpK → MPDAVGAIDQGTTSTRFIVFDRRGTILAQAQREHEQIFPRPGWVEHDPREIWRNTHAVMREGLARAGLAPGDLAAIGITNQRETAMLWDRRTGEPLHDAIVWQDTRTDRSVAALARDGGRDRFRAVTGLPLASYFSASKLAWLLDHVEGARAKAEDGTALFGTIDSWLVWNLTGGPQGGLHVTDVTNASRTQLMSLATLDWDEAMLGVFRIPRAVLPTIVSSSAVLGEARDPFPGVPLGGILGDQQAALFGQTCFSAGEAKNTYGTGCFALMNTGPAPVASSAGLVTTVAYRLDGRPPAYALEGSIAITGALVQWLRDNLGLIGASSEIEGLARSVEDNGGVYVVPAFSGLYAPHWRDDARGLIIGLTRYANKGHIARACLEATAYQTREVLEAMERDSGCPIAELRCDGGMTVNDLLMQFQADILDRPTLRPKVSETTALGAAYAAGLATGFWKTLEDLRDNWAVDKRWHPHIQAEERRALFAGWGRAVERSFGWVEENA
- a CDS encoding alpha/beta fold hydrolase; the encoded protein is MGARIRSLRTALLVSALALTPLAAGLAPIAAIAAPAAAYPGQQEGDHVVENFKFASGESLDRVKLHYTTLGTPHRGADGEIDNAVLVLHGTTGTGKSFLIPTLGPELFGEGAPLDARRWYVILPDGLGRGGSSKPSDGLKAHFPRYGYGDVVEGQHRVVTEALGVKHLRLVLGTSMGGMQAWMWGERYAGAMDLLMAVASQPIPVSGRNALWRRLLIEGIRTDPDWKGGEYTAQPRSFGRILPIFNIMTESVLGLQKQAPTRAAADTAYDKMIAGYENKADANDWLYWFDSSYDYDPSPDLEKITAKVLAVNFADDELNPPQLDVMNGAMARVKDGRFVLVPTSPETHGHQSLRFASLWKGYLAEFVRQPEATTEKKSSSERPEGSR